In one Culex quinquefasciatus strain JHB chromosome 2, VPISU_Cqui_1.0_pri_paternal, whole genome shotgun sequence genomic region, the following are encoded:
- the LOC6046495 gene encoding senecionine N-oxygenase yields the protein MQDSIGGLVEGRSWLVMDRGRLRFCVIGAGTAGIATARRVLEIEGAELVIFERAEQVGGTWNYTDRVGKDRYGLDIHTSMYRGLRTNLPKEVMGFPDFPIPEQAQSYIPSEDILSFLKLYADTFGVTELVRFEHHVELVDRVEKEWKVRVKNLPSGEVRNFRFDFVFVCNGHYHTPAIPSYPNKEVFKGLQLHSHDYRSSEKFKDESVLVIGAGPSGMDLALEISKHATRVTMSHHTKEPFKTIFPANLTQKPDVQELTPTGARFADGSEQPFTVILYCTGYRYSFPFLGSSCGITVQDNYVQPLYKHCININQPSMAFIGLPYYVCAGQMFDLQARFCLRYYSGQLDLPGAEAMREDTRLRMEQRFSCGFRTRQAHMMGPAQGKYYEDLQRTAELPEGIKPVMTKLHNESSQRFNDDLLGFRRDVFRIVDDEHFEEVVEVGEDREV from the exons ATGCAGGACTCGATCGGAGGTTTAGTTGAGGGTAGGTCGTGGTTAGTTATGGATCGCGGACGGTTGAGATTCTGCGTGATTGGCGCTGGTACGGCCGGGATCGCGACGGCGAGGCGAGTTTTGGAGATTGAGGGAGCTGAGCTGGTGATCTTCGAGAGGGCGGAGCAGGTCGGGGGAACGTGGAACTACACGGATCGGGTTGGGAAGGATCGGTATGGGCTGGACATCCATACTAGCATGTACCGGGGGTTGCGGACGAACCTACCGAAGGAGGTTATGGGCTTTCCGGATTTTCCGATACCTGAGCAAGCGCAGTCGTACATTCCGTCGGAGGACATTTTGAGCTTTTTGAAGCTGTACGCGGATACGTTTGGGGTGACGGAGTTGGTGCGGTTTGAACACCACGTGGAGCTGGTGGATCGAGTCGAGAAGGAGTGGAAAGTGCGGGTTAAGAATTTGCCCAGTGGGGAGGTTCGGAACTTTCGGTTTGACTTTGTGTTTGTCTGCAACGGGCATTATCACACACCAGCGATTCCGAGCTATCCCAATAAGGAAGTGTTCAAGGGACTGCAGCTACACAGCCACGATTACCGTAGTTCGGAAAAATTTAAGG ACGAGTCGGTGCTCGTCATTGGAGCCGGACCATCCGGGATGGATCTAGCGCTGGAGATATCCAAACACGCAACCCGTGTTACCATGAGTCACCATACCAAAGAGCCGTTCAAGACGATCTTCCCCGCGAATCTAACCCAGAAACCCGATGTCCAAGAACTCACTCCCACTGGAGCACGCTTCGCGGACGGTTCCGAACAGCCCTTCACCGTAATCCTCTACTGCACCGGCTATCGGTACAGCTTCCCGTTCCTCGGCTCCAGCTGCGGCATCACCGTCCAGGACAACTACGTCCAGCCGCTGTATAAACACTGCATCAACATCAACCAGCCGTCGATGGCCTTCATCGGACTGCCGTACTACGTGTGCGCCGGCCAGATGTTCGACCTTCAAGCCCGGTTCTGTCTGCGGTACTACTCGGGACAGCTGGATCTTCCCGGGGCGGAAGCGATGCGCGAGGATACGCGCCTTCGGATGGAGCAACGGTTTAGCTGCGGATTCCGGACGCGGCAAGCGCACATGATGGGACCGGCGCAGGGCAAATACTACGAGGACTTGCAGCGAACGGCGGAACTGCCGGAGGGGATAAAGCCGGTGATGACCAAGCTGCACAACGAAAGCAGTCAGCGATTTAATGATGATCTGCTGGGTTTTCGGCGGGATGTGTTTCGGATCGTGGACGACGAGCACTTTGAGGAGGTTGTTGAGGTTGGTGAGGATAGAGAGGTGTAA
- the LOC6046494 gene encoding flavin-containing monooxygenase FMO GS-OX-like 2 isoform X1 — protein sequence MPNPSYCIIGAGLVGLNAARYAQESGGHVTVFEQTDKVGGTWVYTDEVGKDKYGLDIHTSMYQGLKTNLPKELMGFPDFPIGEQEESFVTAAEVLQFIVNFTDKFELWGCIKFEHHVVRVTRLMDSDKWEVIVKNLPSNTYETYQFDFVLICNGHFFKPFIPEIAGADLFKGRQMHSHDYRCPEPFRGKNVVVIGGSHSGVDVAIASAPVANGTVLSHRQTSQLNIFNDKVIQVSEIARIRENDIDFVDGSKHPCDVLVFCTGYQTCFPFLSVDSGIQVEENHVKPLYKHCINIRYPSMAFLGLPFHSCFTLMVDLQSRFCIKFFSGAKELPSQEEMWADNRRDEEERAARGLLGKAAHMLDGDLQQRYYDELARVADIEPLKPVLTKLYDACITEKRNNMLTYRNNVYRIIDDENFVKIRGSGVSN from the exons ATGCCCAACCCTTCGTACTGCATCATCGGGGCCGGACTTGTCGGGCTGAACGCGGCCCGGTACGCCCAGGAATCCGGCGGCCACGTAACGGTGTTCGAGCAAACCGACAAGGTCGGCGGTACCTGGGTGTACACCGATGAGGTGGGCAAGGATAAGTATGGTTTGGACATTCACACTAGCATGTACCAGGGTTTGAAAACGAATCTTCCCAAGGAGTTGATGGGTTTTCCGGATTTTCCCATCGGCGAGCAGGAGGAATCGTTCGTGACGGCGGCCGAAGTGCTGCAGTTTATCGTGAACTTCACGGATAAGTTCGAGCTGTGGGGCTGCATCAAGTTTGAGCATCACGTGGTGCGGGTTACGCGACTCATGGACAGTGACAAGTGGGAG GTTATCGTGAAGAATCTACCCAGCAATACCTATGAAACATACCAATTCGACTTCGTCCTAATCTGTAACGGACACTTCTTCAAGCCGTTCATACCGGAAATCGCTGGGGCGGACCTGTTCAAGGGTCGTCAAATGCACAGCCACGACTACCGGTGTCCGGAACCGTTTCGAGGCAAAAACGTGGTCGTCATCGGAGGAAGTCACAGCGGAGTGGACGTCGCAATAGCTTCGGCACCGGTTGCCAACGGGACGGTACTAAGCCATCGTCAAACCAGCCAGCTGAACATCTTCAACGACAAAGTGATTCAAGTGTCCGAGATCGCCCGAATCCGTGAGAATGATATCGACTTTGTAGATGGCTCGAAGCATCCGTGCGATGTCCTGGTCTTCTGTACTGGTTACCAGACGTGCTTCCCGTTCCTCAGCGTAGACTCGGGGATTCAAGTGGAGGAGAATCATGTCAAGCCGCTGTACAAGCACTGCATCAACATTCGCTACCCTTCGATGGCCTTCCTGGGGCTTCCGTTTCATTCGTGTTTTACGCTGATGGTTGATTTGCAGAGTCGCTTCTGCATCAAGTTCTTCAGCGGAGCCAAGGAACTTCCCTCGCAGGAGGAGATGTGGGCGGACAATAGGAGGGATGAGGAGGAACGAGCTGCTCGGGGACTGCTTGGGAAGGCGGCTCACATGCTGGACGGTGATCTTCAGCAGCGGTACTATGACGAGTTGGCACGGGTTGCGGATATCGAACCGTTGAAGCCAGTCCTAACCAAGCTGTACGATGCGTGCATCACGGAGAAGCGGAACAACATGCTGACCTATCGAAACAACGTGTACCGCATCATTGACGACGAAAATTTTGTCAAGATTCGTGGAAGTGGAGTCAGTAATTGA
- the LOC6046496 gene encoding senecionine N-oxygenase has translation MVNETTTATKKRSYCVIGAGTAGLCAARHALQSGGEVTVFEMANQLGGTWVFNEQVDKNEYGIDVHSSMYKGLKTNLPKEIMGYPDFPIPEQDSSYIPAEDMLKFFQLFADSYGITENIKFSHYVIRIKPTKDEKRWEVIARDCPNDKLVTYYYDYVLVCNGHYHTPSFPKYPGTDLYQGKQMHSHQFRTNEPFVGETVLVIGAGPSGMDLAYEISKKAERVTLSHHLKDSPKTVFPENVTLKPDVVRLTETGVVYADGTSQDFSVICYSTGYKYTFPFLSSDCGIIVEDNYVQKLYKHCINIRYPTMAFIGLPYYVCAAQMMDLQARFCIKFFSGAKQLPGQEEMEQDTNSEMEERWSRGLRKRQAHMMGPQEDQYYDDLARTAEVDPIKPVIKKLHKLCAFRFSEDLVNFRNDKFRIVDDETYVKVN, from the exons ATGGTGAACGAAACG ACAACAGCGACGAAAAAGCGCTCCTATTGCGTCATCGGAGCGGGAACGGCCGGACTGTGCGCCGCCCGCCATGCCCTCCAATCAGGCGGCGAGGTCACCGTTTTCGAGATGGCCAACCAGCTCGGCGGTACGTGGGTGTTCAACGAGCAGGTGGACAAGAACGAGTACGGCATCGACGTCCACTCGAGCATGTACAAGGGCTTGAAGACGAACCTGCCCAAGGAGATCATGGGCTATCCGGACTTTCCGATCCCGGAGCAGGACAGCAGCTACATTCCGGCGGAAGATATGCTCAAGTTTTTCCAGCTGTTTGCCGACAGTTACGGGATTACGGAGAACATCAAGTTTAGCCATTACGTGATTCGGATTAAACCTACGAAGGATGAAAAGCGCTGGGAGGTGATCGCTCGGGACTGCCCGAACGACAAGCTGGTGACGTACTACTATGACTATGTGCTGGTGTGCAACGGGCACTATCATACGCCGAGCTTCCCAAAGTATCCGGGAACGGATTTGTACCAGGGAAAGCAAATGCACAGCCACCAGTTTAGGACGAACGAGCCGTTTGTTG GTGAAACAGTTCTAGTGATAGGAGCAGGACCTTCCGGTATGGATCTCGCATACGAGATCTCCAAGAAGGCCGAACGAGTCACGTTGAGTCACCACTTGAAAGATAGCCCGAAGACAGTCTTCCCGGAGAACGTAACCCTTAAGCCAGACGTGGTCCGCTTGACCGAAACCGGCGTTGTCTACGCGGACGGAACAAGCCAGGACTTCAGCGTCATCTGCTACAGCACCGGGTACAAGTACACCTTCCCATTTTTGAGCTCCGACTGCGGAATCATCGTCGAGGACAACTACGTCCAGAAGTTGTACAAACATTGCATCAACATTCGCTACCCTACGATGGCGTTCATCGGTCTGCCGTACTACGTGTGTGCCGCCCAGATGATGGACCTGCAGGCCCGGTTCTGTATCAAGTTCTTCAGCGGCGCTAAGCAATTGCCTGGACAGGAGGAGATGGAACAGGATACGAACAGTGAGATGGAGGAACGCTGGAGTCGTGGGTTGAGGAAGCGACAGGCGCACATGATGGGACCGCAGGAGGACCAGTACTACGATGATTTGGCCCGAACGGCCGAGGTGGATCCCATCAAGCCGGTTATCAAGAAGCTGCACAAGCTGTGCGCGTTCCGGTTCAGTGAGGATTTGGTCAACTTCCGGAATGACAAGTTTAGAATCGTGGATGATGAGACGTACGTTAAGGTGAATTGA
- the LOC6046493 gene encoding flavin-containing monooxygenase FMO GS-OX-like 2 — translation MAQSTTKRYCIVGAGAGGLSCARHAADTGAHVTVFEQTASVGGTWVYTDETGHDRYGLPVHSSMYRNLRTNIPKQTMGYWDSELVSDRTYPGQQEVLSWLEGYAEQHRLSRWIKFEHQVIRIVPLFGEGASRRWEVIVRDLRENRCETLQFDFVMVCNGHYSCPKVPEYPGRDAFVGIQIHSHDYRCADRFEDQDVLLVGAGYSASDIAIATAKVARSLTVSHHDPNKVNFGNLPTLVTKPTISKLTPTGVEFVDGTTVNCSVIIYCTGYRFTYPFLSVDCGITVEDNHVTPLYKHVININHPSMALIGVPFYCCPTQMMDLQARFCIQYFTGSRSLPSRSEMLADTEADLKERKRRGLPKKWMHKLVDDMQFKYYEDLARTAGIVPLEATVEKMFTECMRRRMLDVQNYRDDEFEVVGED, via the coding sequence ATGGCCCAAAGCACTACCAAACGCTACTGCATCGTTGGAGCAGGCGCCGGTGGACTGAGCTGCGCGAGGCACGCGGCGGACACCGGAGCGCACGTGACCGTGTTTGAGCAGACTGCCAGCGTCGGCGGTACCTGGGTTTACACGGACGAAACGGGCCACGATCGGTACGGACTGCCGGTACACTCGAGCATGTACCGCAATCtgcggactaacattcccaagCAGACTATGGGCTATTGGGACTCGGAGCTGGTGTCGGACCGGACCTATCCGGGTCAGCAGGAAGTGTTGAGTTGGTTGGAAGGCTACGCAGAGCAGCATCGGCTGAGCCGGTGGATTAAGTTTGAACATCAGGTGATAAGGATTGTTCCACTGTTTGGCGAAGGTGCCAGCCGAAGGTGGGAAGTTATCGTGCGAGATTTGCGCGAGAATCGCTGCGAAACGTTGCAGTTTGACTTTGTGATGGTCTGCAATGGGCATTACTCGTGTCCGAAGGTACCGGAGTATCCGGGAAGAGATGCCTTCGTTGGGATTCAGATTCACAGTCACGACTACCGCTGCGCGGATCGCTTTGAAGATCAGGATGTCCTCCTGGTAGGAGCAGGGTACAGTGCGTCAGATATCGCGATCGCTACCGCCAAGGTAGCGCGATCGCTAACCGTAAGTCATCATGATCCGAACAAAGTCAACTTTGGGAATCTTCCGACACTCGTCACAAAGCCTACAATCTCGAAACTTACCCCAACCGGTGTAGAGTTCGTTGATGGGACCACGGTCAACTGCTCCGTAATCATCTACTGCACCGGCTATCGCTTCACGTATCCCTTTCTGAGCGTGGATTGCGGCATCACCGTCGAGGACAACCACGTAACGCCACTGTACAAACATGTAATCAACATTAACCATCCGTCGATGGCGCTGATCGGAGTTCCGTTCTATTGCTGTCCAACGCAGATGATGGACTTGCAGGCACGGTTCTGCATCCAATACTTCACTGGGTCAAGGTCGCTACcgtcgcgaagcgaaatgctagCGGATACCGAGGCCGACCTAAAGGAACGCAAACGGCGCGGACTTCCGAAGAAGTGGATGCACAAGCTGGTGGACGATATGCAGTTCAAGTACTACGAGGATCTTGCCCGGACAGCTGGTATTGTACCGCTCGAGGCGACCGTGGAGAAGATGTTTACCGAGTGTATGAGACGAAGGATGCTGGACGTTCAGAACTATCGGGATGATGAGTTCGAGGTTGTTGGGGAGGATTAA
- the LOC119767076 gene encoding senecionine N-oxygenase-like, giving the protein MSRPKSGRYCVIGAGAAGLAAAKSILDVGCDQLVVYEQTDQVGGTWVYTDTVGSDHHGLTIHGSMYSGLWTNLPKEVMGFPGYEMPTQRRSYIHSSEVLEFMKSYAGNFYVVDYVKFEHLVEQVKPVGAGQWEVIVKDLKNNESTTNTFDYVLVCNGHYFDPAIPNFPGKNVFKGAQLHSHEYRKPDIFRDRSVLIVGSGPSGKDLTIAASRQAQTVFFSHHVHEKLKNVTFPPNVVHVQDIAKLHQSEVEFIDGTRHAIDLILYCTGYRYSFPFLHRDCTIEVADNRVNPLYKHILNINHPTMAFIGIPYRVCTTIMFDLQSRFAVKYYSGGKSLPSREEMLADLQADTENRRKRGLSSRQAHMMGGEVQAVYYGDVARTADVKPVPPIMARMHMHSERRRNEDLLKYRNDVFRVLDDNNFEVEYDESLDNRGE; this is encoded by the exons aTG AGTCGCCCAAAATCGGGACGGTATTGCGTAATTGGAGCCGGTGCGGCCGGATTGGCCGCGGCCAAGTCGATCCTGGATGTTGGATGTGACCAGCTGGTGGTGTACGAGCAGACGGACCAGGTCGGCGGAACCTGGGTGTACACGGACACCGTCGGAAGCGATCACCATGGGCTAACGATCCACGGCAGCATGTACAGCGGACTGTGGACGAATCTCCCGAAGGAGGTCATGGGATTCCCGGGGTACGAGATGCCAACTCAGCGCAGGTCCTACATCCACTCGAGTGAAGTGCTCGAGTTTATGAAGAGCTATGCGGGAAACTTTTATGTTGttgattacgtcaaatttgaacATCTGGTGGAGCAGGTCAAACCGGTAGGCGCAGGACAGTGGGAGGTGATCGTGAAAGATCTCAAGAACAACGAATCTACGACGAACACCTTCGACTACGTTCTAGTATGTAATGGTCACTACTTCGATCCAGCCATCCCAAACTTCCCCGGAAAGAACGTTTTCAAAGGCGCTCAACTGCACAGCCACGAATACCGCAAGCCGGACATCTTCCGCGATCGCTCCGTGCTCATAGTGGGATCAGGTCCCAGTGGAAAGGACTTGACGATCGCCGCATCCCGCCAAGCTCAAACAGTCTTCTTCAGTCATCACGTTCATGAAAAGCTAAAGAACGTCACCTTCCCCCCCAACGTGGTCCACGTTCAGGACATCGCCAAGCTGCACCAGTCCGAGGTAGAATTCATCGACGGAACTCGACACGCGATCGACCTGATCCTCTACTGCACCGGCTACCGGTACAGCTTCCCCTTCCTACACCGAGACTGCACGATCGAAGTCGCCGACAACCGGGTTAACCCCCTCTACAAGCACATCCTGAACATCAACCATCCGACGATGGCCTTCATCGGGATTCCGTACCGCGTCTGCACGACCATCATGTTCGACCTGCAGTCTCGCTTCGCGGTCAAATACTACTCCGGAGGAAAGTCGCTCCCATCGAGGGAGGAAATGCTTGCCGATTTGCAAGCGGATACCGAGAATCGTCGAAAGCGAGGGTTGAGCTCGCGACAGGCGCACATGATGGGCGGCGAGGTTCAGGCGGTGTACTATGGGGATGTGGCCAGGACGGCGGACGTGAAGCCGGTTCCGCCGATAATGGCTCGGATGCATATGCACAGTGAGCGCAGGAGGAACGAGGATTTGCTAAAGTATCGGAACGATGTGTTTAGGGTGCTGGATGATAACAACTTTGAGGTGGAGTATGACGAATCGTTGGATAATCGTGGGGAATAA
- the LOC6046494 gene encoding flavin-containing monooxygenase FMO GS-OX-like 2 isoform X2 yields MPNPSYCIIGAGLVGLNAARYAQESGGHVTVFEQTDKVGGTWVYTDEVGKDKYGLDIHTSMYQGLKTNLPKELMGFPDFPIGEQEESFVTAAEVLQFIVNFTDKFELWGCIKFEHHVVRVTRLMDSDKWEVIVKNLPSNTYETYQFDFVLICNGHFFKPFIPEIAGADLFKGRQMHSHDYRCPEPFRGKNVVVIGGSHSGVDVAIASAPVANGTVLSHRQTSQLNIFNDKVIQVSEIARIRENDIDFVDGSKHPCDVLVFCTGYQTCFPFLSVDSGIQVEENHVKPLYKHCINIRYPSMAFLGLPFHSCFTLMVDLQSRFCIKFFSGAKELPSQEEMWADNRRDEEERAARGLLGKAAHMLDGDLQQRYYDELARVADIEPLKPVLTKLYDACITEKRNNMLTYRNNVYRIIDDENFVKIRGSGVSN; encoded by the exons ATGCCCAACCCTTCGTACTGCATCATCGGGGCCGGACTTGTCGGGCTGAACGCGGCCCGGTACGCCCAGGAATCCGGCGGCCACGTAACGGTGTTCGAGCAAACCGACAAGGTCGGCGGTACCTGGGTGTACACCGATGAGGTGGGCAAGGATAAGTATGGTTTGGACATTCACACTAGCATGTACCAGGGTTTGAAAACGAATCTTCCCAAGGAGTTGATGGGTTTTCCGGATTTTCCCATCGGCGAGCAGGAGGAATCGTTCGTGACGGCGGCCGAAGTGCTGCAGTTTATCGTGAACTTCACGGATAAGTTCGAGCTGTGGGGCTGCATCAAGTTTGAGCATCACGTGGTGCGGGTTACGCGACTCATGGACAGTGACAAGTGGGAG GTTATCGTGAAGAATCTACCCAGCAATACCTATGAAACATACCAATTCGACTTCGTCCTAATCTGTAACGGACACTTCTTCAAGCCGTTCATACCGGAAATCGCTGGGGCGGACCTGTTCAAGGGTCGTCAAATGCACAGCCACGACTACCGGTGTCCGGAACCGTTTCGAGGCAAAAACGTGGTCGTCATCGGAGGAAGTCACAGCGGAGTGGACGTCGCAATAGCTTCGGCACCGGTTGCCAACGGGACGGTACTAAGCCATCGTCAAACCAGCCAGCTGAACATCTTCAACGACAAAGTGATTCAAGTGTCCGAGATCGCCCGAATCCGTGAGAATGATATCGACTTTGTAGATGGCTCGAAGCATCCGTGCGATGTCCTG GTCTTCTGTACTGGTTACCAGACGTGCTTCCCGTTCCTCAGCGTAGACTCGGGGATTCAAGTGGAGGAGAATCATGTCAAGCCGCTGTACAAGCACTGCATCAACATTCGCTACCCTTCGATGGCCTTCCTGGGGCTTCCGTTTCATTCGTGTTTTACGCTGATGGTTGATTTGCAGAGTCGCTTCTGCATCAAGTTCTTCAGCGGAGCCAAGGAACTTCCCTCGCAGGAGGAGATGTGGGCGGACAATAGGAGGGATGAGGAGGAACGAGCTGCTCGGGGACTGCTTGGGAAGGCGGCTCACATGCTGGACGGTGATCTTCAGCAGCGGTACTATGACGAGTTGGCACGGGTTGCGGATATCGAACCGTTGAAGCCAGTCCTAACCAAGCTGTACGATGCGTGCATCACGGAGAAGCGGAACAACATGCTGACCTATCGAAACAACGTGTACCGCATCATTGACGACGAAAATTTTGTCAAGATTCGTGGAAGTGGAGTCAGTAATTGA